In Carassius gibelio isolate Cgi1373 ecotype wild population from Czech Republic chromosome B4, carGib1.2-hapl.c, whole genome shotgun sequence, one DNA window encodes the following:
- the LOC127956276 gene encoding synaptotagmin-10-like isoform X1, with amino-acid sequence MFHRGRQSGAPLRGGHGLGRTILFPFPYASAALPSSHGAPMNPHPHAPSNIRWINKKEMNVRTEDGISLCQRALQIVTELCLAGHVDREKCADIFPLESNIPDISVSLLALVVGFCGLALLVVSLFVFWKLCWPIWRSKALSSNADSYPLGVHPEAPPAPAPTPVSRSVSTHPETNAIGNVGRQPSHIQHEDEEDKKRKVPEVKVNGRSSVKILEAAMKISQTLPDIPAEVQQALRDRLSKQAKIQRQTTEPTSSSRHNSFRRHLPRQKNVTSVDFTMDALPVRQSSAVSIGRIKPELYKQKSVDSEEGAKEPVETCGKLSFALSYDYEEQALVVRILKALELPAKDFTGTSDPYVKIYLLPERKKKFQTRVHRKTLNPMFDETFRFPVEYSELCNRKLHFSVYDFDRFTSHDMIGEVVVDNLFELSDLSREAVVWKDILAATTESVDLGEIMYSLCYLPTAGRMTLTVIKCRNLKAMDITGYSDPYVKVSLICDGRRLKKRKTTTKKNTLNPVYNEAIIFDIPPENVEQVSLSIMVMDYDRVGHNEVIGVCRTGPDAEGLGRDHWNEMLAYPRKPITHWHALCEWPGRASSFESQGSCPSPKPPQTP; translated from the exons ATGTTCCACCGTGGCAGACAATCTGGTGCGCCTTTGCGCGGAGGACATGGACTTGGACGCACCATTCTCTTTCCATTCCCTTACGCATCAGCTGCACTCCCCAGCTCACATGGTGCCCCAATGAACCCTCATCCTCACGCACCGTCCAACATACGATGGATTAACAAAAAAGAGATGAATGTCCGCACAGAGGACGGCATCAGCCTGTGCCAAAGGGCTCTCCAAATAGTGACGGAGCTGTGTCTTGCCGGGCACGTCGACCGGGAGAAATGCGCGGATATATTTCCACTGGAGAGCAACATACCAG ACATCTCTGTAAGTCTCCTAGCTCTGGTCGTAGGTTTCTGTGGGCTCGCCCTTTTGGTagtctctctctttgtcttttggaagctgtgcTGGCCCATTTGGAGAAGCAAGGCGCTCTCATCCAATGCTGACAGCTATCCGCTGGGGGTGCATCCCGAGGCCCCCCCAGCCCCGGCCCCGACTCCGGTGTCTCGTTCTGTTTCAACTCATCCAGAGACCAATGCAATTGGAAATGTGGGAAGGCAGCCATCGCACATCCAGCACGAGGATGAGGAGGATAAGAAGAGGAAGGTACCAGAAGTAAAGGTTAATGGACGGAGCTCGGTTAAGATTTTGGAGGCGGCCATGAAGATCAGCCAGACGTTGCCAGACATCCCTGCTGAGGTGCAGCAGGCACTGCGTGACCGTCTGAGCAAGCAGGCCAAAATCCAGAGACAGACAACTGAACCTACCTCATCCTCCAG GCACAATTCTTTCCGCCGACACCTGCCACGGCAGAAGAATGTGACCAGTGTGGACTTCACCATGGACGCTCTACCTGTGCGCCAGTCTTCTGCAGTCAGTATCGGTCGTATCAAACCTGAGCTGTACAAGCAGAAGTCTGTGGACTCTGAAGAGGGCGCCAAGGAGCCAGTAGAGACGTGCGGCAAGCTGAGCTTTGCCCTCAGCTACGACTACGAGGAACAAGCTCTAGTGGTTCGCATTCTAAAGGCTCTGGAACTGCCTGCTAAAGACTTCACGGGCACCTCCGACCCCTACGTGAAGATCTACCTGCTTCCAGAGCGCAAAAAGAAGTTTCAGACGAGGGTCCACCGCAAGACGCTCAACCCCATGTTCGACGAGACGTTCCGCTTCCCTGTGGAGTACAGTGAGCTGTGCAATCGCAAGCTGCACTTCAGCGTTTACGACTTTGACCGCTTTACGAGTCATGACATGATCGGAGAGGTGGTGGTCGATAACCTGTTTGAGCTGTCTGACCTATCACGTGAAGCTGTGGTTTGGAAGGACATCCTTGCAGCCACTACA gagAGTGTTGATCTGGGTGAAATTATGTATTCCCTTTGCTATCTTCCCACGGCTGGTCGCATGACCCTCACCGTAATCAAGTGTCGCAATCTGAAAGCCATGGACATTACTGGCTACTCCG ATCCATACGTTAAAGTCTCCCTCATATGTGATGGTCGGAGACTGAAGAAGCGGAAGACGACAACCAAAAAGAACACACTCAACCCTGTCTATAACGAGGCCATCATTTTTGACATCCCTCCTGAGAATGTGGAGCAGGTCAGCCTGTCCATAATGGTGATGGATTACGACAG AGTTGGACACAATGAAGTGATAGGAGTATGCAGGACAGGGCCGGATGCAGAGGGTCTTGGAAGGGACCACTGGAACGAGATGCTGGCTTATCCACGCAAGCCCATCACCCACTGGCATGCACTTTGTGAG TGGCCTGGAAGAGCATCCAGTTTTGAGAGTCAAGGATCATGTCCATCCCCAAAACCTCCACAGACCCCATAA
- the LOC127956276 gene encoding synaptotagmin-10-like isoform X2, whose protein sequence is MNPHPHAPSNIRWINKKEMNVRTEDGISLCQRALQIVTELCLAGHVDREKCADIFPLESNIPGKGSSDISVSLLALVVGFCGLALLVVSLFVFWKLCWPIWRSKALSSNADSYPLGVHPEAPPAPAPTPVSRSVSTHPETNAIGNVGRQPSHIQHEDEEDKKRKVPEVKVNGRSSVKILEAAMKISQTLPDIPAEVQQALRDRLSKQAKIQRQTTEPTSSSRHNSFRRHLPRQKNVTSVDFTMDALPVRQSSAVSIGRIKPELYKQKSVDSEEGAKEPVETCGKLSFALSYDYEEQALVVRILKALELPAKDFTGTSDPYVKIYLLPERKKKFQTRVHRKTLNPMFDETFRFPVEYSELCNRKLHFSVYDFDRFTSHDMIGEVVVDNLFELSDLSREAVVWKDILAATTESVDLGEIMYSLCYLPTAGRMTLTVIKCRNLKAMDITGYSDPYVKVSLICDGRRLKKRKTTTKKNTLNPVYNEAIIFDIPPENVEQVSLSIMVMDYDRVGHNEVIGVCRTGPDAEGLGRDHWNEMLAYPRKPITHWHALCEWPGRASSFESQGSCPSPKPPQTP, encoded by the exons ATGAACCCTCATCCTCACGCACCGTCCAACATACGATGGATTAACAAAAAAGAGATGAATGTCCGCACAGAGGACGGCATCAGCCTGTGCCAAAGGGCTCTCCAAATAGTGACGGAGCTGTGTCTTGCCGGGCACGTCGACCGGGAGAAATGCGCGGATATATTTCCACTGGAGAGCAACATACCAGGTAAAGGAAGTTCAg ACATCTCTGTAAGTCTCCTAGCTCTGGTCGTAGGTTTCTGTGGGCTCGCCCTTTTGGTagtctctctctttgtcttttggaagctgtgcTGGCCCATTTGGAGAAGCAAGGCGCTCTCATCCAATGCTGACAGCTATCCGCTGGGGGTGCATCCCGAGGCCCCCCCAGCCCCGGCCCCGACTCCGGTGTCTCGTTCTGTTTCAACTCATCCAGAGACCAATGCAATTGGAAATGTGGGAAGGCAGCCATCGCACATCCAGCACGAGGATGAGGAGGATAAGAAGAGGAAGGTACCAGAAGTAAAGGTTAATGGACGGAGCTCGGTTAAGATTTTGGAGGCGGCCATGAAGATCAGCCAGACGTTGCCAGACATCCCTGCTGAGGTGCAGCAGGCACTGCGTGACCGTCTGAGCAAGCAGGCCAAAATCCAGAGACAGACAACTGAACCTACCTCATCCTCCAG GCACAATTCTTTCCGCCGACACCTGCCACGGCAGAAGAATGTGACCAGTGTGGACTTCACCATGGACGCTCTACCTGTGCGCCAGTCTTCTGCAGTCAGTATCGGTCGTATCAAACCTGAGCTGTACAAGCAGAAGTCTGTGGACTCTGAAGAGGGCGCCAAGGAGCCAGTAGAGACGTGCGGCAAGCTGAGCTTTGCCCTCAGCTACGACTACGAGGAACAAGCTCTAGTGGTTCGCATTCTAAAGGCTCTGGAACTGCCTGCTAAAGACTTCACGGGCACCTCCGACCCCTACGTGAAGATCTACCTGCTTCCAGAGCGCAAAAAGAAGTTTCAGACGAGGGTCCACCGCAAGACGCTCAACCCCATGTTCGACGAGACGTTCCGCTTCCCTGTGGAGTACAGTGAGCTGTGCAATCGCAAGCTGCACTTCAGCGTTTACGACTTTGACCGCTTTACGAGTCATGACATGATCGGAGAGGTGGTGGTCGATAACCTGTTTGAGCTGTCTGACCTATCACGTGAAGCTGTGGTTTGGAAGGACATCCTTGCAGCCACTACA gagAGTGTTGATCTGGGTGAAATTATGTATTCCCTTTGCTATCTTCCCACGGCTGGTCGCATGACCCTCACCGTAATCAAGTGTCGCAATCTGAAAGCCATGGACATTACTGGCTACTCCG ATCCATACGTTAAAGTCTCCCTCATATGTGATGGTCGGAGACTGAAGAAGCGGAAGACGACAACCAAAAAGAACACACTCAACCCTGTCTATAACGAGGCCATCATTTTTGACATCCCTCCTGAGAATGTGGAGCAGGTCAGCCTGTCCATAATGGTGATGGATTACGACAG AGTTGGACACAATGAAGTGATAGGAGTATGCAGGACAGGGCCGGATGCAGAGGGTCTTGGAAGGGACCACTGGAACGAGATGCTGGCTTATCCACGCAAGCCCATCACCCACTGGCATGCACTTTGTGAG TGGCCTGGAAGAGCATCCAGTTTTGAGAGTCAAGGATCATGTCCATCCCCAAAACCTCCACAGACCCCATAA